The Enterococcus sp. 7F3_DIV0205 genome has a window encoding:
- a CDS encoding LacI family DNA-binding transcriptional regulator, producing the protein MKLTIKEIADMAGVSVTTVSQIINNKGSRFSEKTRNKVLAVVEEFDYKPDYFASNIITRHSKTIGMVVPDVTDFFFAKVIEGVETYLNSLGYMILLCNSKHDEEKATQYVTELIHRSVDGIIFATPNILPVDHILRNKSKRKVPVILVDRGINPRENGRLIVKEYEGAYQAVCSLIEQGHRHIAMLKENDGYYQLTERVTAYQHALKDHGIPVREEYMSSGDLNLGGGYMAAKNVLKNPQITAIFCGNDEMAMGAYQAIEESGKKIPDDISVIGFDGLEISEYLVPGLTTVYQPSFDIGFYAAQFLVESINDPDKKMPNKIFDTTFILRNSTKSIDNLVDLI; encoded by the coding sequence ATGAAATTGACTATTAAAGAAATTGCAGATATGGCAGGTGTATCTGTTACGACAGTGTCTCAAATCATCAATAACAAAGGCAGTCGTTTTAGTGAGAAAACTAGAAACAAAGTGTTAGCTGTAGTGGAGGAATTTGATTACAAGCCAGATTACTTTGCCTCCAATATCATTACTCGTCATTCGAAAACGATTGGAATGGTTGTACCGGATGTGACAGATTTTTTCTTTGCTAAAGTGATTGAAGGTGTTGAAACCTATTTAAATTCATTAGGCTATATGATCTTGTTGTGTAATTCCAAGCATGATGAAGAAAAGGCAACGCAATATGTTACTGAACTGATCCATCGTTCAGTTGATGGAATTATTTTTGCAACGCCGAATATTTTACCGGTGGATCATATCTTGAGAAATAAAAGCAAACGGAAAGTACCAGTGATCTTAGTCGATCGCGGCATCAATCCCCGTGAAAACGGCCGCTTGATCGTGAAAGAATATGAGGGCGCTTACCAAGCAGTTTGTTCCTTGATTGAGCAAGGACACAGACATATTGCAATGCTAAAAGAAAATGACGGTTATTATCAGCTGACAGAAAGAGTGACAGCCTATCAGCATGCGCTAAAAGATCATGGAATTCCAGTGAGAGAAGAATATATGAGCAGTGGTGACTTAAATTTAGGCGGCGGGTACATGGCGGCCAAAAATGTATTGAAAAATCCTCAGATCACAGCTATTTTTTGTGGAAATGACGAAATGGCGATGGGGGCCTATCAAGCCATTGAAGAATCCGGCAAGAAAATTCCGGATGACATTTCTGTTATCGGGTTTGATGGATTGGAAATTTCAGAATATTTAGTGCCTGGACTAACAACTGTTTATCAGCCTAGTTTTGATATTGGCTTTTATGCCGCACAATTTTTAGTGGAATCGATCAATGATCCTGACAAAAAAATGCCCAATAAAATTTTCGATACAACATTTATTTTAAGAAATAGCACGAAATCGATTGACAATCTGGTCGATTTGATTTAA